The sequence cccaaggactgtaacttgccaggctcctctgtccctggggttttccaggcaagaatactggagtgggcagccattcccttctctaggggatcttctggacccagggatccaacctgggtctcgcacattgcaggtagactctttaccgtctgagccaccagggaagccgctagTGCACtcaacaagaaaggaaaatcctgtggaccCCTACATGGGTGTGGTACCCCCAATCACAGCTGTAGAGAAGGGCGGGTGTCAGCAAGTTCCTTGGCTTCCAGGAATGGCTTGATGGTCCCTTATCTTCCCCTCTTCTCACCCCTATGCACGTCCCTTCCTGAAGCACCCTTTCAGCCTACGGAGAACCAGAGAAGGGAAGAAGGCTGGCCTCCGCCTTCAGCATCACCCTTTTAAGAGAACAGGTGGCAGCTCTCAGGCCTGTTTTCTCCCAAAAGGGCCTCAGTTCTGGAGGGTTCATGGTAACAGCAGGTAAAAGGAACTTGCCAGCTGCTCCTCTCTCCACCCCAGGGTAGCTGGTTCCATTCTCTCTGCTGCCCCCCTCCTCTCCCAGAATCCAGGCCACCAGATGGCCCGAGCAGGCTGTGTTTATTTGGGGCCATGGACACCTGCACTTTCCCTATCACCCTGGGTCAGGCACAGAGCTGGAGCCCAGCCGTAGAGCAATGATGCCACGGGATGGTGCGTTCATTATTCATGATCCCTGAGCCGTCAACCTGGGCGAGTCCCTGGCTTTGCCTCCCTGAGCAGCTTTTCCCAGTCACCATGGAGACGCCTCTGTTCACTCTGAGGTTTTGGGACTAAGTCAAGCAGGGAGGGTCCCAGGAGACTCCCCTTAAAGCCTAGAGCCCCAAAGGCACATGtcaattgccattcccttcctagTCTGGGTTTACAAAGCCAATGCTTgggaagtatttcttttttttccctccaaaagaatttgcctgtattAGTGAGGCAAAGACGATAAAGCCTTGACTTGATGAAATCTCCTATTTCAAACAGCTAGCACTCCTAGGGGCATGTTTTTCTAGGTAATTATGTTCTTCCTAAAAATAGAACCTGCTATTAAGAAACAACCACTGTGTTACTAATAatcaccaacatttattgagctctgtTTTCCTTTCACCACTCTGCCTCTCAGCAAAGCAACTGAGCTAACCTTTAACTGTTTCCAAACACTGCTGGCTCTGTTTTAAACCTTTCTCAGAGTTAGAACCTCTCAGTTTTGGAGTTCATCTTTTAACAGTTCTCTAAAAAGAGTTCTACTTAGCCTATCTGTAGCTGTCTGAATCTGTACCTATTTCCCCATCCTCCTCTTATCTTCTGGCTAGAAGAAACTGCCATCTTGCTCCACAGatcctgggggtgggagggggtggaggtggtggaggtggggtgagAGGAGATTgcccacttttaaaaatatttctttctcgaCCTGCCCGCCTCCTGTCCCACCTGGTGTCTGTCATGCTGAGCCTTCTTCACAGGTGCTCCGCGGGGATCTGCTTTTAGGATATTTTGTGAATGAACCTGAAGTTACTAAAACTCACCTCTGGCggaactcaactttcaaaaacacCTTTCCAGAGAATTCCTTCTATCAGTATCTTTTTTGAGTACCTGTGATGCGCCAGGTTCTGGGTACTGGAGATAAAACAGTGAGCCACTTCCCTCCTAGAGGTGACTACGTTCTGGCTGGGAGACAGGCAAcagacagaaaaataagatctAAAGCTATGAAAGGGGGAAAACAGGATAACGTGGAAAAGAGTAAACGGGGTGGAGATGAACCTGGGCGGGCCTCGTGATGCTGTGAGATTTGCGGGAAGCGGTCGAGGAGGGCACAGACTGCAAGGGAGAGAAGTGGTGGGTCTGGGGTTCTTTTCACCAGGAGGCGGCCTTGAGAGCCCGCCAACGGCTTCTCCATCGCGGCAGCTACGCTCCGGAACCAAGGAAGCCTCTAACAGGCTTCTCGTGAGGGCAACGCTGGGCGTTCCGCTCGATTCCTGCCGACCGCAGGCGCTCAAGGCCTAGCGGAACCAAAGTCCCGAGGGAAGCGCGGGCCCGCGGATCGCGAGAGGAAGAACACACCGGAAGCGGCCCCGAGGGCCGAACATGGCGGCCGCCAGGTGCCTGCGCTGGGGTCTGAGCCGAGCCGAGGCCTGGCTGCGGCCGCCGCCCGCGCGCTGCTGCCACCGGGTTCTGCACAAACAGGTAGAGGGCACCGAATTCCGGAGCGCCTACAGCCTGGACAAGCTCTACCCGGAATCGCGGGGCGCGGACACCGCCTGGAGGGTCCCGGTGAGCCAGGAGGGCCGGCCTGAAGGGGCGTTTCCTGGACGACGCCGGGGAGCCAGGGCCCCACGCGCGAGGCGAGCGGCTGGTCTGGGGGCAGACGCGCTCAGACGCGGCGCTTGCCGCGAGCCCAGGCCTGTTGCGTTAGCAACCGCGGGGTTGGGGCGGATGGCGGCACCCGGCGTCGCTTGAGGTGTGCGGGCGCCGGAGGAGCACGCTGGCTCCGCTTTTTCCAAGACCACTAACCTTTCCTCGTCCATTCGCTGTCCCTCAGACCCAGATTCTTGTCTTCAGGGAAAACTGCCCCCCAAGGCGGACAGTTAAGGCAGGAAGCTGCCAAGTAGCTCTCTTTGAGAGCTTTTTGGCGAGTTACGCGGTCCCCGGCCTCCAGCACGCCTGAGGAAACAGGGCTTCTGGTTCGTTTCCTTAGGATGCTCGCTGTGTGCAGGCGCTTTATCAGGGCCTGGGGCAGGAATATGAGCACGCAGCCAGTTCTGTTAAGTTTCCACCTACAAGACTAGAAGGGAGCGTCctgtcattcactcactcattcaacaaacttcTGTTGAGAGCATGCTGTGTACACTGCACTAGGCATGGGGATAGAGTAGTGACCAAAACACAAAAATCCTGATGCTAGTTAGCTTATCCGCTAATGAAAGGAGACCGACAACAATCAAAGCAGTGGTATAGCGTATGTGACGGGTACTTTGGAGAAAATAAAGCCCAGAAGGAAGAACTGCTAAGGTCAGGAGTGGGGTTACAGTTTTAAGTAGGGTAGTCTGAGGAGACCTCTGAGGTGATGCTGCAGTAAGGACCCTGAGGAAACAAGGCAGCAAGCCATGAGAAGAGGAGCGTTCCTTGTGGGGGGAACAGCAGGTGTCACCCTCTCAAGGGGTAGCATGTTCATCTGGTTCAAGGAACAGCAAGCAGGCCAGTGTGGCTGAGCAGGGGAGTCAGAAATGAAACTAAAGAGGAGAGGGGTGAGAGGAGGCCTGTTTATAGGGCTCATGGGCCTTTAGCTTTACTCTGAATGTGATGGAGGCAGAAGAGTGGAATTATCCAACTTAATTTTACAAAGATCACTCTTTCAGAGAATAGACTGCAAAATGGCAAGAACAGGAAGACCAGTGAGGAGATCGCAGTAATGCGGGCAACAGATGATaagcagggggacttccctggtggtccagtggctaagacactgcactcctagtgcagggggcccaggtttgatccctggttagagaactagtaacagattccacatgctgcaactaagacccagtggggcaaaaaaaccaaacaaaaagatgATAAGCAGGGTGGAAGCAATAGGAGTCATGAGACTTGGTCAGTTTCTAGATAAGTTTTAAAGGGAAAGCCTACAGAATTTGCTAATGGATTTTCTTGGAGAAGTGTGAAATAAAAGAGGAACTGAAGTCTAGGGCCCTGAGCAATGTAAAGATTGAGTTGCCATTAATTGAGAGAGTGGCAGTAACATTTGTTTGTGCGTTCATTCACTCAACAGAAAGTTTCTTGTGCACCAACTGTGTCAGAAACTGTTTCAAGCATTGCAGATACAGCCACGATAAACTAGTTCCCACCTCATGAAGCTTAATGTTCCAACAGAAGGAGCAGACagtaaataaatgaggaaaacatGTCAGAGAGTGAGAAGTACTGACTCGACCGGAGGGCTTTGACATGAGAGCCAGGGAGCTGCTTCCGGTTGTCAGGAAGGGAAGTCTTTGAGGAGACCAGAGGTTTGAGGCATCAGTTAGGCACCTGAGAGGAGACATCAAATAGCAGTGGGCTCTTCGGGTGTGGAGTTGGAGAAAGAGGTTTGAGTTTGAGCCAGAAATATCACCAAGGATGATACTTTCAAAGGAGATGAGTGGAAGGTTctagggaaagaggaagagaagaggaagaatctCAGGGACATTTCAGTGTTTCAAGTTTGCAGAGAGCAagcagaggagagtgaagaaagtcaCGGGGAGGTGAGAGGAAACTGGAGAGGCCAGTTCAGAAGAGGGAAGAGCATGCTTGAAGGAGGGTGCCGCCCAGGGTCTCCAGCGATGCTGACGTGGTGTACGCTGAGGATTTCACCACCCACATCATTCTAAGATGAAAAGGGATGAAGGCAGCCAGAGCAGGGACAGGTGAAGCCCCTTTGAGCTTGGGAGGCCAGAAGAGCCTCCAAGTGGGTGGTGTTCACACTGGGCCCGTGGACGGGAGGATTTAACGCCACAGAGGAACAACTCAGGAGAGCCGTGGAGGCGGGAGGTCCTGGAGTGAGTATTTCAGCTTGATACAAACCCTCAGGGCCCCTGTGCTGGTCACTGCTGAAGGCAGACAGCCCTGCACTCAGGCCTCCTGTGGTCTGCGTCTCGGGGTGGGCAGAGGGTGTTTCTCGGAGTCTCCCTGATGCCCATGTACTGtagctccttccctcctcccaggctGCTGACGGTGCCAACTCTAGCTGAGCGGGCTGGGGTGCAGGGCGggtggcagggaggcctggagaagTCGGTCCCGTTTCCTGGAGGAGTGTTTCTGAGGTGGTACCTCTGGAGCCTGGGGAAGCTTTTTCTGTCATCTCAACGCAATTTAGCTGGGGACCTGAAAATAGCTTTATTACATCCGCGTTGTGGCTTGACATCATTTCCTTTTTGCTGCTCTGGACCAGTTAGGGGTTGCTCAGCAGGTGATATTCACCTGACACTGTGTATGTTTCATTGCAGGACAATGCAAAGCAAGGCAACGATGACATTCCTGTAGGTGAGTGGTTTTGTTTCACAGAAAAAACCCCGATCGTTTCCTCCCCGTGTCACGCATTCCTCCCCAGCCCAGTGAAAGTAAAGAAGCTGTCTTTGAGGCTACAGAAGGGGAGTCCTGTCAGCATTGttgagaagaggaaggaaaaagaaagtgataaggcagcccccccgcccccggaGCGCTGGGGGGAGCTCTCGATGGGCTTGTGACCTGGAACAGTCTTTGCACTAGGTGAACTGGTCATTTTCTAAAAACAAGTCGGGTACAGAAGCGTCTCCATAGTGAGCTGCCATTTGTGCTTTacttatatctatctatctgagGCACATGTTTCTGGATGTCCACACAGATCTGCAGGATGTCGAGGGCACTGGATACAGGAGTTGCCCCGAGCAGGGAGCGGAGACAAACTTGGGAACTAGGTGTCTGGGAAACAGGAGTGGGGACTTCTCCCTGTAAACCATTTGCACAGCTTCAAAGTTTTGTGCCCATCAAGCCTAAGATGTGGTCTGTAAAGAAACAAGCAGGCCCCTTGAGAGTCAAAGAGTTTCTGGCACCCACAGACAGCGAAAGGAGAGCAGCCAAAGGCGCCAGCCCGAGGTGGCCCTTGCTCGAGGTGACCCCGAAACAAGGAGGCCAGGTGACCACGGTCTAAAGCAGAGGAGCCGGCAGCCTGCTGCTGCTCGGTGGTTTGAAGCTGGCGGTGGTGCCCTGTGGCGGGAGGAGGCAGAGAACCAGGGGCAACAAGGCCCGTCTCCTGACAGCCTGGCGGACGGGCAGGCAGCGGGAATGGCCAGTCACCCTTTTCTCCTCACCTGCCTCTGAGAGGGCCCCGGGCCTCTGCAGACACTGATGAGGCCCCCTGCAGAACTGCAGGCATTCATCACCTGTTggcaaaaaaaaagttcatttgatttTTTCGAAGGGCAGAAAACCTCTCAGAAGCCTTCCGGAGATGCCCCCACTCCCACTGAGGCCCGCTCCCCACCGGCACGGGGCCACGGTGCCTCGCCCCCCAGAGCCCCTGTAGCCGCCCCCCTGAAACTTGCCCACTGCCGTGCCTCCCCGGCTCTCCTCAGACACCACAAGGCTGCTTTTCATGATTATAAAAGTAgaagtgtggagaaggaaatggcgacccgctccaggattcttgcctgggaaatcccagggacagaggagcctggtgggctgcagcccacggggtcacagagagtcggacgtgatGCAGCAGCTGAACAGCACGCAGCCAGGGAGACTGTGGTCGCGGGAAGCGCTTCCTGCTGGAAACGCGGCATAAAATGGAGAGCGAAGTGACCTGGCAGTAGAGAATATAGGGTTTCGTAAGAAGTGAAAACTGGTGTATAGAATAATAGTTGCAGATATTCAAACAGTgaagtcttagttgctcagttgtgtccaaccctttgcgaccccatagactagcccgccaggctcctccgtccgtgggattctccagacaagaatactggagtaggttgccatgcccttctccaggggctcttcctgacccagggattggacctgggtctcctgcattgcaggcagatactttatgatctgagccaccagggaaacccattcaaACAATGCATggctaaaggaaaaagaaagtagaagaaaacTACCTCAGTTTACAGattgaaaacaaaaccaagatgCAGGGAAGCAGCGAGGCcttcctggggtcacagagccagccTGTGCTGAGCCAGCGTTGGCAGACGGGATCCTGGCTCCAAATAGAGTGCTCATTCACCCAGCCGGTGTTCTTGCCCACTGATCGCGGGCTCAGCCCGGGGACGCACGTGGAACGCATGAGGGAGACACACACCTGCCAGCCGGGGCGTCCGCGACCACTGCGTTTCAAAATACAACGTAAATTCAGTTTGTCCCTCCGTTTGGGCTTTTGAAAGAGTCCTTGCtttaaaacaaacagcaaaaatcGAGGGCAGTCAGATCTAGCAGAGTGTACTGAACCAGGAGTGGACAACCTGGGTCGTAGTTTTACATCCTTTGCTGTCTCTGGCCTTGGGGAAACCACCTTGATGGCGTGTATTGTTTTTCAGATCGCTTGACGGTATCCTACTGTCGGAGCAGTGGCCCTGGGGGCCAGAACGTTAACAAAGGTACGAGGCGCCTTGTTTTCTTTAGCACTTAGCGGAGAGACGGACTTGAGGATTTCTGTGTTTATATTCATGTGGaaataaagggattttttttttcagaagctcAAATGCTGCCAGTTTATATAATAACCCCCTTTATTCTCTTGAATGTGGTCTGATCCGCGGACTCCCAGCTGCGGGCTGCCAGGACTGGGGTCGGTCTAGGAGTCTGAACAAAGGGACTGCACAGTGTGAGCTGGCAGCCAGCTCCCAGGACAGGTTCCTCCATTCTTGTGGAACTcgctccccctccccctgccgcATTCTTGTCAGAACCCAGTAAATTGTGAGAGAAAGAAACCAGTGGGCATTTCATTCCTggaagtttggggttttttgtttgtttttaatttttattttatattgtagtataGCCGATTAATAACGTGTGATAGCTTCAGCTgcacagcaaagagactcagccatgcatacccatgtatccattctctgccaaactcccctcccatcagagttccctatgctgtaccGTAGGTTCTGGTTGGTTATCCACTTACCTGGaagtttatttgtgtttttttaatacttatttgcgtgtgccaggtcttaggtgtggcactcaggatctttagttgtggcatgtgggatctagttccctgaccagggatcaaacccgggccccctgcgttggaagctcagagtcttaaccccggaccaccagggaagtcccagaagttaATTTTTATCCAGAAGCGCCTCACCGTCCTGGCAGGCTAATTCCACAGCCAAGTTGGTCTCCCCAAGTTCACACAGGACAGGAGTATCCCTGTGTAGGCATCTCACCTCCTTGTGGTTCAGAGTCCGGTGGGCACCAGCCACCCGGATGCTGAGGGTGCCCGAGCGTCTCAGTGACCCGCGCTCCCTTTCTCGACAGTGAACTCCAAGGCCGAAGTCAGGTTCCACCTGGCGAGCGCCGACTGGATTGCAGAGCCCGTGCGGCAGAAGATGGCCCTCACGGTAAACCACTGGCCCCTGCTCTCCCTGTAACCCCTCACTGGCTTTGAAACCTCTTCTCTGCAGAACTCTGGTTTTGCCTTTATTCTCCGCAGTACAAAAATAAGATCAACAGGGCAGGAGAGCTGATCCTCACCTCTGAATGCAGCCGCTATCAGTTCCGAAACCTGGCAGATTGCCTTCAGAAGATTCGAGACATGATTGCtaaggccagccagccagccacggAGCCGTCCAAAGAAGATGCTGCACTGCAGAAACTCAGGTCCTTCAGAAAATGCCCCAGGCTTCTGTAAACCGATTCATGTGGGCGAGGGGGCCACCCAGGGAATAAAGGAGGCGGGGGAGGCCCGAGACTGGCAGCGGGCAGATGGACCTTGAGTGGAGGCCCCGGATGGCACCTGCCGCCTCAGCTGCCAGCGCCTCTCACCACCTTGAGAGGCACTGATTTGGCATCTGGGTGTAACtgtgttcctctttgttttcaggATAGAAAACATGAATCGCGAAAGGCTCcgaaaaaagagaataaattctGCCATCAAGACAAGCAGGAGGGTCGATGTGGACTGAAATCATCCCTCGAGCCGGCAGAGACCCTCTGCAGGGCACCCAGGTGGCTGCCGCCGGGGAGCTTGGACACCAGCAGGAGACGGGTGTCCGTGTCAGTGGTCTCTGTCACAGCGGAACCGTTGCAAGAATGTCCATCAGGAATGAGGGTTGTAGGCCCTGGTCGCCGAGGTCTTTAGAGGCAATCACCATGTTGTCAAACCTGCATTATCCATTCACTGTATTAGTTGCAATAAAATTCTAAACTCAGCAGGCTTCCCCTTCTCATTCAGAATGTGTCAGGACAGAATTCCTACCTTTTCTCTCGGTTGAAATCTGCCTGATAATTATTGACCAGCACTGACTGTACAGTCCAGAGGCGCACAGAGGGGTGAACTGTGGGGTCTGCCCTCAGGGGCACAAGGGCAGAAGGGCTGAGCCAGGTGGGCGGGCATGAGAGCTGGGCCTGGAGACGGCTGTGGAGTGTTGACCAGGAGAGAGCCAGGAGGACATGCCTGGTGAAGGGAACAGAGGGAATAAAGACCAGAGAGCAGGCTGGGGTGCCAGAGCTGAAGAATCCATCAAATGGGGGATCTGTGTGGGGCCTTGTGGAGGTGGGTctggagagggagacagaagtTCACAGTGAAGTCTGGAGTTCAAGTGGAGAAGTTTAGGTTCTAAGACACCTGGGTACTAGGGAGCCACTGAGGGCCTTGAGTGGGAAGGAGTGTGTGTTAGGTGCTATTGCAGGCTGTGGGGTTTTGGAGATAGGGAAaaaatgggggacttccctgggggtccaacaGTTAAGGCTGTAGGTGGGTGTGGGTTTGacttcctagtcagggaactaaggtaaCTCAACTGGTACAGGatccgcccacaatgcgggagacctgggttccatccctgcgtcaggaggatcccctgaagaagggaaaggctacccactccagtgttctggcctggagaattccagggactgtattccatggactggagaattccatggggtcgcaaagagtcggacacacgactgagcaacttgcacttcagggaactaagatcccacatgtcatgtgaTACggccacagattttttttaaaaagagttgggACTGGAAAGAGGTTCTTGAGATCCTATTGTATGGGAAAGCACCCGGTTCAGTATACCAATTGCAGATTACTCAGACTTGTATGAATTCTCAAAACATTCTCTACTATTTTAGTCTAGTTTACTCCTTTGACAGCTGACTGCACTGTGATGCTCTAAATGCGAGATCATGAACTGTAGTAGTATGTACACTTCATGTCAGGGACCTCCTCATTCATGTGAATGTAAACAGGGGGAGTCATTGATAAATGACTTATGAAATTGCAATGTGGAAGACGGGGTCCCTGTCCTTAAGGGACTCAGAGCCCAGTAGGGAGCTGAGGCTCATACATGAGGAAGTACAACATTCTTTggttcattaattcaacaaatactgaatACCAGGCACCGGGTAAGGTCCTGAGGAGTCAGCAGTGAACAAAGTCCTTTCTCCCAGAGAACTCACGTTCAATCAGAATGATAAAAGCTGAGAAGCAAAATGGATTCTTGTTAGGGTAACATGACCTAAAACATGCTAACACAAGGAAGGTCTAAAAAGTTTTGGGGGGTAACTGGTTCCAGCGGGAGGTGCTTCAGACGGGCCTGAAGGAGGGGAGGGCCTGGCCCTGCGAGCACAGTAAGAAGCTCATCACCTGGAGACTCCAGTGGGGGCCCAGGCCCTGCCTGCGGTGGGGACAGTGAACCATCGCCTGGTGAGAACGGGCTGTGAGGGCAGCTGCCCTGGGGCCGGCTCCGGACTCACGCCACTGCCAGCTGCGGGGCCTCCGCGAAACCAGTCAGCCTCTCTGAACCTGAGCTGCTGTTGCTCTTTGGTGCAAacgcaggaagtcaagaaacacctggagtaacaggcagatttggccttggagtaccaaatgaagcagggcaaaggctagtagagttttgccaagagaacgcactggtcacagtaaacaccctcttccaacaacacaagagacgactcgacacacggacatcaccagatggtcaatactgaaatcagattgataatattctttgcagccgaagatggagaagctctatacagtcagcaaaaacaagactgggagctgactcagatcatgaccccctttattgccaaattcagacttaaattgaaggaagtagggaaaaccactagaccattcaggtatggcctaaatcaaatcccttatga comes from Muntiacus reevesi chromosome 18, mMunRee1.1, whole genome shotgun sequence and encodes:
- the MRPL58 gene encoding large ribosomal subunit protein mL62 codes for the protein MAAARCLRWGLSRAEAWLRPPPARCCHRVLHKQVEGTEFRSAYSLDKLYPESRGADTAWRVPDNAKQGNDDIPVDRLTVSYCRSSGPGGQNVNKVNSKAEVRFHLASADWIAEPVRQKMALTYKNKINRAGELILTSECSRYQFRNLADCLQKIRDMIAKASQPATEPSKEDAALQKLRIENMNRERLRKKRINSAIKTSRRVDVD